Proteins encoded within one genomic window of Brassica rapa cultivar Chiifu-401-42 chromosome A09, CAAS_Brap_v3.01, whole genome shotgun sequence:
- the LOC103865842 gene encoding squalene monooxygenase 1,1 gives MDLAFPHVCLWTLLAFVLTWTVFYVNNRRKKVAKLPDAATEVRRDGDADVIIVGAGVGGSALAYALAKDGRRVHVIERDMREPVRMMGEFMQPGGRLLLSKLGLEDCLEGIDEQIATGLAVYKDGQKALVSFPEDNDFPYEPTGRAFYNGRFVQRLRQKASSLPTVQLEEGTVKSLIEEKGVIKGVTYKNSAGEETTAFAPLTVVCDGCYSNLRRSVNDNNAEVISYQVGYVSKNCQLEDPEKLKLIMSKPSFTMLYQISSTDVRCVMEIFPGNIPSISNGEMAVYLKNTMAPQVPPELRKIFLKGIDEGAQIKAMPTKRMEATLSEKQGVIVLGDAFNMRHPAIASGMMVVLSDILILRRLLQPLRNLSDANKISEVIKSFYVIRKPMSATVNTLGNAFSQVLIASTDEAKEAMRQGCFDYLSSGGFRTSGMMALLGGMNPRPLSLIFHLCGITLSSIGQLLSPFPSPLGIWHSLRLFGLSMKMLVPHLKAEGVSQMLSPAYAAAYRKSYMTATAL, from the exons ATGGATCTAGCTTTTCCGCACGTTTGTTTGTGGACGCTACTCGCCTTTGTGCTGACTTGGACAGTGTTCTACGTCAACAACAGGAGGAAGAAGGTGGCGAAGTTACCCGATGCGGCGACAGAGGTGAGAAGAGACGGTGATGCTGACGTCATCATCGTCGGAGCTGGTGTTGGAGGTTCAGCTCTCGCCTACGCTCTTGCAAAG GATGGGCGTCGAGTACATGTGATAGAGAGGGACATGAGGGAACCAGTGAGAATGATGGGTGAATTTATGCAACCCGGTGGACGACTACTGCTTTCTAAGCTTGGTCTTGAAG ATTGTTTGGAGGGAATAGATGAACAGATAGCCACAGGCTTAGCAGTTTATAAGGACGGACAAAAAGCACTCGTGTCTTTTCCAGAGGACAACGACTTTCCTTATGAACCTACTGGTCGAGCTTTTTATAATGGCCGTTTTGTCCAGAGACTGCGCCAAAAGGCTTCTTCGCTCCCCAC TGTACAACTTGAAGAAGGGACTGTAAAATCTTTGATAGAAGAAAAAGGAGTGATCAAAGGAGTGACATACAAGAATAGTGCAGGCGAAGAAACGACTGCATTTGCACCTCTCACAGTGGTATGCGACGGTTGCTATTCAAACCTTCGTCGGTCTGTTAACGACAACAAT GCGGAGGTTATATCGTACCAAGTTGGTTACGTCTCAAAGAATTGTCAGCTTGAAGATCCTGAAAAGTTAAAATTGATAATGTCTAAACCTTCCTTCACCATGTTGTATCAAATAAGCAGCACCGATGTTCGTTGTGTTATGGAGATTTTCCCCGGCAATATTCCTTCTATTTCAAATGGCGAAATGGCTgtttatttgaaaaatactaTGGCTCCTCAG GTACCTCCAGAACTCcgcaaaatatttttgaaaggAATTGATGAGGGAGCACAAATTAAAGCGATGCCAACAAAGAGAATGGAAGCTACTTTGAGCGAAAAGCAAGGAGTGATTGTGTTGGGAGATGCATTCAACATGCGCCACCCAGCGATTGCCTCTGGAATGATGGTTGTATTATCTGACATTCTCATTCTACGCCGCCTTCTCCAGCCATTGCGAAACCTCAGTGATGCAAATAAAATATCAGAAGTTATTAAGTCATTTTATGTCATCCGAAAG CCAATGTCAGCGACGGTGAACACGCTAGGAAATGCATTTTCTCAAGTGCTAATTGCATCTACGGACGAAGCAAAAGAAGCGATGCGACAAGGCTGTTTTGATTACCTCTCTAGTGGCGGCTTTCGCACGTCAGGAATGATGGCTCTGCTCGGTGGCATGAACCCTCGACCACTCTCTCTCATCTTTCATCTATGTGGTATTACTCTATCCTCCATTGGTCAACTGCTCTCTCCATTTCCATCTCCTCTTGGCATTTGGCATAGCCTCAGACTTTTTGGT TTGTCTATGAAAATGTTGGTTCCTCATCTTAAGGCTGAAGGGGTTAGCCAAATGCTGTCTCCAGCATACGCAGCCGCGTATCGCAAAAGCTATATGACCGCAACCGCTCTCTAA